One genomic region from Diabrotica undecimpunctata isolate CICGRU chromosome 9, icDiaUnde3, whole genome shotgun sequence encodes:
- the LOC140450565 gene encoding uncharacterized protein, translating to MGGVDTANALMGFYKSPHKAKRWYFAMFAYILDVCVTNAWLLYRIDCKALNIKFTPLKKFRLEIAKALCQVGKGSRRRRPSLCQAGFPKIRCPVVERPNDLARLDSYAYWPIHTTKGRCRYCIKGTCRLKCKKCDARLCLTEEKNCFKAFHQNKKL from the coding sequence ATGGGAGGCGTGGATACGGCTAATGCATTAATGGGTTTTTACAAATCTCCACACAAAGCTAAAAGATGGTACTTTGCAATGTTTGCCTATATTCTTGACGTCTGTGTAACAAATGCTTGGTTGTTGTACAGAATAGACTGTAAAGCTTTGAACATAAAGTTCACGCCTCTGAAGAAATTTAGATTGGAAATTGCAAAAGCATTATGCCAAGTTGGAAAAGGTTCCAGAAGGAGAAGACCAAGTTTGTGCCAGGCTGGTTTTCCAAAAATAAGATGTCCAGTAGTTGAACGACCAAATGATTTAGCAAGATTGGATTCTTATGCATATTGGCCAATACATACAACAAAAGGAAGATGTAGGTATTGCATCAAGGGAACGTGTCGTCTAAAGTGTAAAAAATGTGATGCAAGACTGTGTCTGACCGAGGAGAAAAACTGTTTCAAAGCCtttcatcaaaataaaaaattgtaa